Below is a genomic region from Zea mays cultivar B73 chromosome 9, Zm-B73-REFERENCE-NAM-5.0, whole genome shotgun sequence.
gtcgtcgtcgggcgcgcCTCCGCCGTGTCACTGCCCGTCGCCTCCGTCTTCACAGCCGCGGGCTCTGCCAGCTTCTGCCTCAGCTCCCTTATCTGAGGACCGGCGCGAAAACGACACGTCAGTGAGTGAGTGACACGCTACGCTGTCCGCGACACAAGACCGCAAAGAGCAGACGGCCGactggcggcggcgacaagacacTATGACAGCGATCGCGCGTAGGTAGGTACCTCGGCGGCGAGGGCGTCCTTGTCGCGGCGGAGCGCGTCGTGGCGCGCGCGCAGCGCCGCGAAGTCGCGGTGGAGGGCCTTGGCCTTCCAGCGCGCGCGGCGGTTCTGGAACCAGACGGCGACCTGGCGCGGGTTCAGCGCGAGGTCGCGCGCGACGCGGGCCTTGCGGTCCGGGTCCAGCCTGTTGTCCGCCTCGAAGCAGCGCTCCAGCGCGCGCACCTGGTCCGGCGCCAGGCGCCGCTTCTTCTCCCCCAGCTCGTCGGGCTCCGTCTTCCGCGCCGTTAGGGACTCCGCGAGCGCCAGCTGCTTGTCCACTGCAATAATAATATATACGCGCGTGCGGTTAAGTACGTACCGACGCTCGGATTTGCTGGAACTGCGAAGAACATGCGTTGCGAACCAAATGGGGAAATGGAATGCAGGCAGATGCAATGCAACACTCATCATAAAATGTGAAAAGCATACTAGTAGTATACTCCAGAGGTATTCTGTCACGGACGCAAGAAGTACACAGAAAACAAGGAGATCTCGCAGGCAGCAACTGCGCTGTACGGTACCTGTACCCGTTTCTGGGGAGTCACGGCTGGCGGTGGGCCTCTTGGATTGCCTCTTCATCTGTGACCGGCACTTGGCAGCTGAGCTCTGGAAGGGATTCGGAAATGGCGGTGATTCTATTGTGAGACTGCGGCAGGGGTCTTGGAAAAGCAGGAGCCGAGTTGCACGCACAAACGAGTTGGCGGTGATCCCTATCTCCTTCCTTGCTGAGCAGGACTGCAGGACGGGTGTGAGAGAGggagtagagagagagagagagagagagagagagagaggccacAGGTGCAAACAACTGACCCAAGCGGCCATGGGGGTGGTATAAATAAAAAAGCAAGCAAGCAGCAGGTCGCAGGTTCGACAGCGCCACGATGTCCTTGTGTTGGCAACCAATTGGCATGCATTGCCTGTTAGTAAGGCCGGAGGAGGGGCAATGTGAACCCGGGCCACCGTAGTCGACTATACATCACGGCAAATTTCGTTTCCACGCAGCCGACGCGACGAACACGCTAGCCACCGACGACGAGCAGGAGCAGCTATCGAAGTCGAACACAGTCTAGAATGCATGTGCACGACATCTAGAACACAGTCTCTACGCTCCCCCGTAGATAAATAAAAATAAACGAACCCAGGGCAGATGGCGCGAATAATGGCGCACGGCATGTTCTGCAGGAAGGAACTACCGGAGCTTGCGTGTTGGCGAAACGTGGCAGCCACTGTGCCGGCACTCCAGCTCAGAGCCGCCGTCTCGGGGCCCACGGGCAGATTAAAGTAGTAGGAGGACGAGGACTGACCGCGATGCCAGGTCCGCGAATAGCGATGCTGCAGTTGGAGCTAGCTAAGACTGTCTTCAACCGTTGTCGTGGGCGTCCCCCTCTTCTATTACTGTAGGTCCTTTAGCGGATACAGTAGACCTCTATCTACTGCAACggcgccccctcctctctcctctatCCAGCAGCAGCACTCTCTCTCACACCAGATGAAGGGGAACGCTACCCGACGTCGTTCGTTGGCTTCTTCCCTGCGCGCCGGCGCCCGGAACCTTAACGTTCGGCGGCGACGGTTTCAACGCCGGCTGCTCTCGACGCTGGCCTTCTCCGCGGCCTGCCTCCTCTTCGGCCTCACCGGCTTCCTCGCTGCCGCGCTCGCCCTCTCGCGCTCCCCTCAGTCACTCACAGCCGCTGCCCCTATTCCTCGCGCCCGCTCTCCGTCTCAATCGCGTGGGACCGCAGCCCAGGGGATGGCTCCGCAGCGGGCTGCGTGGAACTCCCGGCCTCGCTCGCCACTGGATCGCGCGACCGCCACAAGGGCTTGTTGCCGGCGAGGCCGACGGAGAAGACGATCACGCCGGGACAGAGCAGGTCAACGGCGGGGTCCGGGAGTCCGCGGCTGAGGTGCTGCGCGTAGACCATGGTGGCCGTGCTGACCAGATAGCTGCAGGAGATGGTGGCCGCCGTGCCCAGCGGCATGCTCCCGCTGTACCGATGCACGCACAGCACCTCGGCGCGCGCGACCTCGACGGCGCCCGGCAACGCGAAGGACGCGGCGGCCACATCATCCCTCCCCTCCTCCGGCGTCTCTCGAGTCTCGATCGACTGTGCTACTCCCCAAATTTCTCCCATGTTCCTCTGATCTGTTCTGTTCTAAACCTAGGTGTCCTAGTGCGATCTAGGGAGCCATATAATTGTGGCAGTCGATCCAGTTCGTTGAATGAACTGTTTGTTGAGAAACGATTTGTAGAAGTGTATTCACAGTCAGAGTTTTGTTCAATTTCCATATGAGTCCTATAATGGGACAAATGTAAATCTACTTGAATTTTGTTAAATTTTACTGAAAGTTAAGTTGAAAACTAGCTTGAAACTTGTTGAAGAGTTGTCCGTTAGTGGCAGGAAACTGGATATGTGATTCTTAGCTGTTTGGAGTCTTGGAGATAAAGAAATTAAATATTGTGTCCCTCAGGAATCTATCATGTTATGGGTGCTAGAGCAAGAAAATTGGATGTTAAAACAAATATTACGAAGTTTGCTAATTATACTAATTACGAAGTTTGCTAATTATGAAGTTTGCTAATTAATTATGGACTAAGTTACGACTGCACACTATTCATAGAGCaaataaaaataaaacaaatattagATGGTAGTTGAGTTAGTTGATGATGAAAGTATAAAATATTGGTGTGGTGGGGTATAGAGGTTTgatatagggggaaccgctgtagaGCGTAGAGATATAGGGGGAGAGAGAACGCTGACGTGACACGTGAATGagatatagggggagaaatttagggggaaccgttGAAGACAGTCTAAGCACTAGCAAGCCTAGGCAGGCAGCAGGCTACTGCTTGCTGCGGCTCACAGATTCGTGCGCTGCGGCGTGCGTGATGTCAAATCGATGTTCTAGACTAGATGCGTTGCCCCAGCGAGCCTGTTCCTCCTCGTGCCCATCCTCTTTCCCACGGCAGGCACGCGAAGACAACGCCCGCTAGCTAGCTGACGACGTGGAGTGCTTTGGCTGGTTTGCCTCATGCCAAAGACTTCTTTTTTTTTTCTATCCTCGTGTCATGCATGGCCGTGCATGCAAGGCTTTGAAAGAGAGACTAGTACAGTTGCTCGGTTACTAGCCTATGGGCTATACCTTATTATCTTACAGTATCTGGTGCAGATACATGAGGAAAgcggttttctttttttttcttttcctgcTGCTGCCGTTGTTATCGGCCGATCAACATCGTGCTTCGTGTCAATTGTACGTGTCACACACACGCGCGACGGAACTCTTTGCGGATCGCACGAACATGGTCCGCCACGAGTGTCAATTGAACGTATGTAGCGGCATGCAGCGCGCACTTGCTTGCAACTTTGCAAGTCCCCGGCGACAATGGAGATACAGACCACTTTTCGTCTTTTTCCAGCTCTGCCTGGGACCGCCAAACGTCCATCTTATTGCCCCCACTTTTGGGGGAATCGTTTAGTGCATCCAAAATTAATATAAACAATGAATCGGTCATCCAAAATTAATATAAACAATGAATCGGTCAAGTTGTCATGAAATGAAAGAtaatccgtcactttatagatTATAAACTCTATAGTTTTATTTATCTTCCTCAGTAAGTAATCTCATAATACCTAGATTCTCCTTGATTCTTATAAaaacttttttttaaaaaaaagctgGTAAAACGGACCCAAAAGTCAGAGTGTCACAGTAACATATAAAAACGCACGATCGACACCGACAAGAGACTTCGCTAACACATGACTCAAGAGCCCTCGGTGCCAATATCGAGCACGCCGCCACTCATCACTCCCACTATACCTCCAGGCAGACTTCCTCcttaaagggggggggggggggggggtgagccGACAAATGAATATCGTCAGCACCCGTACCTAGGGTTAGATCGATGAAGACGCATATCATCAACCCTAGATGTCGGGCAATCTGGTGCATGAATGCTTTGGCAGGGCACGCGACATGCGCCTAATCATCAACATGCGATGTATCACCCAAGTGCAGGCCGACGTAGCTCGAATCGCCAGCCCTGATGGGGGGCAACAACCACAACAATGGCCCACTCAAGGCCTTGGGCATTTGAGCAACCATCTGCAGTGCGAGTTTCCTCGGTGTTTATGGCCTCCTGCCAACTTCGCTCAGTACGATGGGaccaccaacccgtctgtttggCTTGAGGATTACCGTCTCATCTAGTGCATGGGAGGGTATAAAACATATAGTAGAAACATGTCGTGTCTTATCACGGAACAAAAACCCAACCACTACATCTATTTCTCGATACCCTCGAAACACAGACAATTGTATACTTATGACTCCAAACATTGCGCTTCACAACTTTGCCATCGAACACATTTGTTTCACAAAAAAAACATGACTAAGAACACCTCCTATTTAATTACAATGTCATTTAACATATTTTCTTTCCTTGTGTATGGTGCCCGAGTAGATGAAATTGTAGTAAAATAGGAGATGTTCTAGGTCACATCTATGCGAAGCGACGTTTGGAGTCCAAAATATGCAATTGTAAAAACAACATAAATATGCATTGAGAGGTAAAAATAACAGCTATTTAGATATAAAATTCAAATtgtatgtaattatttattttgggaTTGATGGAGCATTTAGAATGCGTACGGTAGAAAACAAGTTGTGTCATATCACGAAAACAAAACCTAGCCACTCCTATTTTTTGATACCGCCCTCGGGCGGCTGTGTTTGGGAACTAGCAAATTTTTAGAATCTAGAGTGTGCACATTATCTCAAGAAATCTATCAAAGGTTTGATAATTGAGATTATGCTGTATTATCTAAGACATAAAAAACCAAAATGTCTGGATCTCTATGGGCTAGTTTTGCAACCTAGTTTTTTCAATGGATTTCCATTTCTCAAGaaaaaaattagttcattttctccCTTAGGTTAATGAGAAACCCTCGAAAAACAGAGTTATCAAACTAGCTGTAATAGATAAATTTTATCGGATTAAAATTTATATGATTACAAGAATCCATACCTAACCAAAACTTTGGGGAGGCGGGAATCTGTTCCTAGACCTCTAAAAACAGAGCGGAGAAGCAACCTCTTTTTTTGCCCCAAAAAGTCGTAGGCACAgccgatggatggatggatggatcaaACAAAAAGGTGCCAACACGCACTCGCTAGTCTAGTCGCTCCAGAGTGCCAGGACAACAGATGTCGTGCCGTGTCCCAGGGCAGCGACGTCGACGTGTTGGCGTGTCGTCTTTTTTCCCATGTCCCCTCAACTCGGCTCCGATGCAACATCGCGTTTATCTGACAGACAGAACACATCGCGTTTATCGGATATGTGCGTTTCTCATCGTTATCGGTTGGCGATTCACATAATGCTGGAAGCCAGTAATCACGCACGTTAGGTGATCGGACGGTGGCTGGGGCTTCTGTGCATGCACACATAAACTGTAGGTGTCAAATCTGGTCACGGCGCCAGCTTTGTCAGACAGGCTACAGGAACAGGTTTGTCGCCTACTGTAAAAACAAAGGAGCCACTGTTGGCTCGACAAGTGCTACTCGATGCATCGACGACAGGCAGGGCATGCAGATGCAGCTAGCTGACCCTTTCCATCGGCATCGGCACCGGACTTTTGTTCGCGGCAGGCACTAGTGCTCTGCCACTGGCCGATAGTCTCGCTCAGCAGCAGTCTGGTCACCCGCGCTAAGGCGGTCTATACTATCACCATCATACTCTTTATCCTATTTCCTGTCACACTACTTATTTTAAACCACACTATTCAAATATTATAATCTATAGTGCAGAACAATAGTTTGCATGACCGTTTACACGACTTCCTGGAGATGACCTTAAACTATGTTAAACGCTTCATAGCTCGCCACCCTCAACGCTATTCGTGGCTCCTCCACCGTTTCTCCCTTCCTCCTCTACGTTGTCTTTTCCTTTCATCATTAGAGTCATGATCATCGTGTCTCGAGCACCACTTTGGCTAATGACAAAGAGCATGCCATATGTCCTCAAGCTTTAAATCAGTTTCATCGGGCTTATTGTAGAAGCTCTCCTTCACTACTTCAAGCAGTATAGCATCATTTGCTCCACTTAGCC
It encodes:
- the LOC100282963 gene encoding homeodomain-leucine zipper transcription factor TaHDZipI-1, which produces MKRQSKRPTASRDSPETGTVDKQLALAESLTARKTEPDELGEKKRRLAPDQVRALERCFEADNRLDPDRKARVARDLALNPRQVAVWFQNRRARWKAKALHRDFAALRARHDALRRDKDALAAEIRELRQKLAEPAAVKTEATGSDTAEARPTTTTTAGAPAPPAGGCKDGSSDSDSSVVLNDDVDASPYSGAAFEQPGAFAGFGAPFLAASAAAAPPPTGCSSPPVFETKWQHGPTTYAFESYKSCCAGYGFTEEWLASSDVVGSDGAAGFFSEDHASSLNFSWCASGAQDWE